One stretch of Corynebacterium auriscanis DNA includes these proteins:
- a CDS encoding cutinase family protein yields MNKLTHTAAVAVTKPTQAVNSRRQSFRAKVTRGMIAAVGATAAITGTVGMNVSSSTGATAQAQLPSLPGLPLNHVSIGSSQVGTSLAPRGCAPHIVVNVPGGANTAANLPETLPVGAYTAEVGSQLRVNHPGKVVDRYASFSSIPGGAYSYEQTRTNGYQKARTLIAREAAHCPQATFSIIGYSMGSDIASRIVNDIAYGRGPIAANRLDSAVMIANPNRSAHGDVAQAGGAPRTDGAFGELKGGYGKLNDRVLEICRRGDLVCDTPRSAAPLTKAFARSAILTGFSPWAQAKSTIDRLDPREQAAFYAGIPNLIVGQGIHVNYQAVNGSGLAVRYIDRHLGTAGED; encoded by the coding sequence GTGAACAAACTTACTCACACTGCTGCAGTGGCGGTTACAAAGCCAACTCAAGCTGTGAACTCACGTCGACAATCATTCCGGGCAAAGGTCACCCGAGGCATGATCGCGGCGGTCGGTGCCACCGCAGCTATCACTGGAACCGTGGGTATGAATGTTTCTTCATCCACCGGTGCCACCGCGCAGGCCCAGCTACCGAGCCTGCCAGGGTTGCCCCTCAACCATGTTTCCATTGGGTCATCCCAGGTGGGTACGTCCTTGGCCCCTCGGGGGTGCGCACCGCATATCGTTGTTAATGTGCCCGGTGGGGCAAACACTGCGGCCAATCTTCCGGAAACCCTGCCTGTAGGAGCCTACACCGCAGAGGTGGGCTCCCAGCTGCGTGTGAATCACCCCGGAAAAGTGGTGGATCGGTACGCATCTTTCTCCTCGATCCCCGGTGGCGCCTACAGCTACGAGCAAACTCGGACGAACGGCTATCAAAAGGCACGGACCCTCATCGCGCGCGAGGCTGCTCATTGCCCGCAGGCCACGTTCAGCATCATTGGGTACTCCATGGGATCTGATATTGCCTCGCGAATCGTTAATGATATTGCGTATGGGCGCGGTCCCATTGCCGCTAATCGTTTGGATTCCGCCGTGATGATCGCCAACCCCAACCGCTCCGCGCACGGCGACGTTGCCCAGGCAGGTGGCGCTCCACGCACTGATGGCGCTTTCGGAGAGCTCAAGGGAGGGTATGGCAAACTCAATGACCGGGTGCTCGAGATTTGCCGCCGTGGTGATCTAGTTTGCGATACTCCACGGTCAGCTGCGCCGTTGACGAAGGCCTTTGCCCGCAGCGCAATCCTCACCGGTTTCTCCCCCTGGGCTCAGGCCAAGTCGACCATCGATCGCTTGGATCCGCGGGAACAAGCTGCGTTTTATGCAGGCATCCCTAACCTCATCGTGGGCCAGGGTATCCACGTGAACTACCAGGCGGTCAACGGTTCCGGTCTGGCCGTCCGCTACATCGATCGTCACTTGGGCACGGCAGGCGAAGACTAG